A single genomic interval of Arctopsyche grandis isolate Sample6627 chromosome 8, ASM5162203v2, whole genome shotgun sequence harbors:
- the LOC143915423 gene encoding long-chain fatty acid transport protein 4-like, whose protein sequence is MHALLALMALMAGAAAAAWAAWAAWTNWGLLPRLLLLNLLAAVPFIVKYRRRIHVVAKTLPRDIKFLYRYCYGMIRSKKWDHDNETVSSLFTKRATKYPKSLCIICESKTWTFEEVERYSNKVAQVFWTAGLRRGDVVCVFMPNCAEYICVWLGLSKLGVISALINSNLRYQPLIHCINVAKARAMVFEQSLAEDVFAIEDSLGDLPLYCLGDFKCKTTKRINSLVSLLDEMPPLMPPIVTRPNYKDCLLYIYTSGTTGMPKAAVIPNSKYLLVVVATVHMLGLKWWDNNKIGDIMYNPLPLYHTAGGIVGTGAALVDGIPTVIRPKFSASNYWSDCIKYKCTVAQYIGEMCRYLLAQPHRPEDSKHSVRIMVGNGMRHAIWQDMVDRFKISQVNEVYGATEGNANIINVDNTVGAVGFVPSLLPVRLHPIAVIKVDATNVPIRGPDGFCVRCAPNEPGMFIGLISQGNASREFHGYIDKEDSDKKILTNVFRKGEKAFLSGDILVMDEMGYLFFKDRTGDSFKWKGENVSTAEVEGIILNITGNCACIVYGVSIPMVEGRAGMAAIAIDDKQDLDLARLAAGLDRMLPSFARPLFLRIMKDIEITGTFKLKKLSYTKEGFDPDVTKDAIYFRTNSKVWQPMTTQLYKDICQGRVKL, encoded by the exons ATGCATGCCCTTCTGGCGCTGATGGCCCTGATGGCCGGTGCGGCTGCCGCTGCATGGGCTGCCTGGGCTGCCTGGACTAATTGGGGACTTTTGCCGAGGCTTCTGCTGCTCAATCTGCTCGCTGCTGTCCCCTTCATCGTCAAGTATCGTCGCAGGATCCACGTCGTCGCCAAGACCCTTCCCAGAGATATTAA ATTTTTATATCGGTATTGCTATGGAATGATTCGTTCTAAGAAATGGGATCATGATAACGAAACTGTATCCAGTCtgtttacaaaacgtgctaccaaATATCCCAAAAGTTTATGCATCATTTGCGAAAGCAAAACGTGGACGTTTGAAGag GTTGAACGATACTCCAATAAGGTTGCTCAAGTGTTTTGGACAGCTGGACTGAGGCGCGGAGATGTTGTATGCGTCTTTATGCCAAATTGTGCCGAGTACATATGTGTTTGGTTGGGCCTTTCAAAATTGGGAGTTATATCTGCCTTGATTAACAGCAATTTACGATATCAACCATTGATTCATTGCATTAACGTGGCTAAAGCAAGAGCGATGGTTTTTGAACAATCTCTTGCTGaag ATGTTTTTGCCATCGAAGACTCACTTGGAGATCTCCCATTATATTGTTTGGgagattttaaatgtaaaaccaCCAAACGAATCAATTCACTAGTATCATTATTGGACGAAATGCCACCACTCATGCCGCCTATTGTAACTCGTCCCAATTACAAagattgtttattatatatttatacttctGGTACAACCGGGATGCCCAAAGCTGCTGTTATTCCAAATTCAAA ATATCTGCTAGTCGTCGTGGCAACTGTTCATATGCTTGGTTTGAAATGGTGGGATAATAACAAAATCGGAGACATTATGTATAATCCACTACCTTTGTACCATACAGCTGGGGGAATTGTTGGAACTGGAGCCGCTCTCGTAGATGGTATACCCACCGTCATCAGACCGAAATTCAGTGCTTCTAACTACTGGAGTGACTGTATAAAATACAAATGCACG GTAGCTCAGTATATTGGAGAGATGTGTCGATATTTATTGGCACAACCTCATCGCCCTGAAGATTCAAAGCATTCAGTTAGAATAATGGTCGGTAATGGAATGCGTCATGCTATATGGCAAGACATGGTTGATAg ATTCAAAATCTCTCAAGTTAATGAAGTATATGGTGCAACAGAAGGAAATGCAAACATAA TTAATGTGGACAACACAGTTGGTGCTGTTGGGTTTGTGCCTTCTTTGTTACCCGTAAGGCTACATCCTATTGCCGTTATCAAAGTTGATGCTACTAATGTGCCAATCCGCGGGCCTGATGGTTTTTGCGTGAGATGTGCTCCAA ACGAACCGGGCATGTTTATAGGATTAATTTCGCAAGGAAATGCCTCACGTGAATTCCATGGTTATATTGATAAG gaagacagtgataaaaaaattctaacgAATGTTTTCCGAAAAGGTGAGAAAGCTTTCCTTTCTGGTGATATATTAGTGATGGATGAAAtgggatatttattttttaag GACCGAACTGGAGACAGTTTCAAATGGAAGGGAGAGAATGTATCTACAGCGGAAGTTGAAGGAATCATCTTAAACATAACTGGAAATTGTGCTTGTATTGTTTACGGTGTCTCC atTCCGATGGTGGAAGGCCGAGCTGGAATGGCAGCGATAGCAATCGACGATAAGCAAGATTTGGATTTGGCAAGATTAGCTGCAGGCTTAGACAGGATGTTGCCTTCGTTTGCTCGTCCCTTATTCCTGCGTATTATGAAAGACATAGAAATAACAG GtactttcaaattgaaaaagctGAGTTACACAAAAGAAGGTTTCGATCCGGATGTTACAAAAGATGCCATATATTTCCGCACGAATTCAAAAGTTTGGCAACCGATGACAACACAACTGTATAAAGATATATGTCAGGGACGTGTTAAGTTATAA
- the Golgin97 gene encoding golgin 97 isoform X2, producing the protein MIAKMFTSLKNKIKEETGNDIQPRFPVRPRSPRQNEISESINGATLKENELLSYIESIKKEHVQALEKKERQHMLDIEEKEREWSEKITSLQNNMQAAQAVWSGEAAAARREAREESRKRSNLSEQLAITSATAARTQDQLDTLMEEIEMERRDWAMERIRLAQATEDALHRLSLVEEPLHDENNPSDASSIETSLRRRLEEAQLHLHDIKTSWSGQIATLETQVGRLSRQAGEEGSERRRVEKERDGILERLREKETQLEQAQATLEDKEAKVNMESNLSEVEERLTTCKKEVEALENENKCLKATILNKKDQNTTLKKEIETCSIEKDNLFKSVQKLRSELQQQQNITEKTQVLLETQKQHSLDLSNQLVAIKEQNESLKKELNEIHARYDKERRDKDEALIRNAHMSQTLEIYRQEMRQQDVEVVELKEKIANLTLTVAQNLEDQNTLVGLRDQEQQRQNEIELLKTERDSALTSEKQLQECVKDLNCQMSEKAKSVRVLQNRLTDMRKTLQRELRGGQVDPLGSSVVEGSAEDPDVSKKYLKHVLIKFLTSREIEARQLTKAVGALLGLSEQEESLLRDTLGWRSGLTAWLAPSAPRYPQS; encoded by the exons ATGATTGCCAAAATGTTCACTTCTTTAAAGAACAAGATTAAAGAAGAGACCGGAAATGATATACAACCAAGATTCCCCGTTAGACCTCGTTCACCTCGacag AATGAAATATCCGAGTCAATAAATGGTGCTACATTAAAAGAAAATGAACTGTTATCGTACATTGAATCTATAAAAAAAGAACATGTACAAGCACTGGAGAAAAAAGAACGTCAGCACATGTTAGATATCGAAGAAAAGGAAAGAGAATGGAGTGAAAAAATAACATCGTTACAAAACAATATGCAAGCCGCTCaag CTGTTTGGAGTGGTGAAGCAGCTGCAGCACGAAGAGAAGCTCGCGAGGAAAGTCGAAAGAGGTCAAATTTATCAGAACAATTAGCAATAACATCGGCTACAGCTGCTAGAACTCAAGATCAATTAGATACATTAATG GAAGAAATCGAAATGGAACGGCGTGATTGGGCAATGGAGAGGATACGCTTAGCACAAGCTACCGAAGATGCTTTGCACCGTTTGTCTTTAGTGGAAGAACCCTTACAtg ATGAAAACAATCCATCTGATGCAAGTTCAATTGAAACCTCTCTGAGACGTAGGTTAGAAGAAGCCCAACTTCATTTACACGACATAAAAACTTCTTGGAGCGGACAAATTGCAACACTTGAAACTCAA GTTGGCCGTTTGTCTCGACAAGCTGGTGAGGAGGGATCGGAAAGACGGCGAGTAGAAAAAGAGAGAGATGGTATTCTCGAACGGTTAAGAGAAAAGGAAACACAATTGGAACAAGCTCAAGCAACACTCGAAGACAAAGAAGCAAAG GTAAACATGGAGAGCAATTTATCCGAAGTAGAAGAACGTTTGACTACATGTAAAAAGGAAGTGGAAGCattagaaaatgaaaataaatgtttaaaagcAACAATTCTGAATAAAAAAGACCAAAATACtactttaaaaaaagaaatcgaAACATGTTCAATAGAAAAAGACAATCTATTTAAATCCGTTCAGAAATTAAGAAGTGAATTACAGCAACAACAAAATATCACAGAAAAGACACAGGTATTACTCGAAACTCAGAAACAGCATTCACTTGATCTATCAAACCAGCTAGTTGCAATAAAAGAACAGAATGAAAGTCTTAAAAAAGAATTGAATGAAATACATGCTCGATATGACAA AGAACGCAGAGATAAAGATGAAGCACTTATAAGAAACGCTCACATGTCACAAACGCTAGAGATTTATCGGCAAGAAATGCGACAGCAAGATGTTGAAGTTGtggaattgaaagaaaaaattgcaaatcTTACACTAACTGTTGCACAAAATCTTGaa GATCAGAATACTTTAGTTGGGTTGCGAGATCAAGAGCAACAAAGGCAAAATGAAATAGAACTTTTAAAAACGGAAAGGGATAGTGCATTAACATCGGAGAAGCAACTTCAAGAATGTGTAAAAGATTTAAATTGTCAAATGTCAGAGAAAGCAAAG AGTGTACGAGTGCTCCAGAATAGACTCACAGATATGCGAAAAACTCTTCAGAGAGAACTGCGAGGTGGACAGGTAGATCCCCTCGGCAGTAGTGTAGTGGAAGGTTCTGCAGAAGATCCGGACGTGAGCAAAAAGTATCTTAAACATGTTCTCATAAAATTTCTCACGTCGCGAGAAATTGAAGCTCGTCAATTAACAAAAGCAGTTGGCGCTTTATTAGGATTATCGGAACAAGAAGAATCTCTATTGAGGGACACTCTAGGGTGGCGCAGTGGTCTCACAGCTTGGTTGGCACCGTCAGCCCCCCGCTACCCACAAAGCTGA
- the Golgin97 gene encoding golgin 97 isoform X1 — translation MIAKMFTSLKNKIKEETGNDIQPRFPVRPRSPRQNSTSSCTSTDTDNKNFMTSQNEISESINGATLKENELLSYIESIKKEHVQALEKKERQHMLDIEEKEREWSEKITSLQNNMQAAQAVWSGEAAAARREAREESRKRSNLSEQLAITSATAARTQDQLDTLMEEIEMERRDWAMERIRLAQATEDALHRLSLVEEPLHDENNPSDASSIETSLRRRLEEAQLHLHDIKTSWSGQIATLETQVGRLSRQAGEEGSERRRVEKERDGILERLREKETQLEQAQATLEDKEAKVNMESNLSEVEERLTTCKKEVEALENENKCLKATILNKKDQNTTLKKEIETCSIEKDNLFKSVQKLRSELQQQQNITEKTQVLLETQKQHSLDLSNQLVAIKEQNESLKKELNEIHARYDKERRDKDEALIRNAHMSQTLEIYRQEMRQQDVEVVELKEKIANLTLTVAQNLEDQNTLVGLRDQEQQRQNEIELLKTERDSALTSEKQLQECVKDLNCQMSEKAKSVRVLQNRLTDMRKTLQRELRGGQVDPLGSSVVEGSAEDPDVSKKYLKHVLIKFLTSREIEARQLTKAVGALLGLSEQEESLLRDTLGWRSGLTAWLAPSAPRYPQS, via the exons ATGATTGCCAAAATGTTCACTTCTTTAAAGAACAAGATTAAAGAAGAGACCGGAAATGATATACAACCAAGATTCCCCGTTAGACCTCGTTCACCTCGacag AATTCCACGTCTAGTTGTACATCGACAGATACTGATAACAAAAATTTTATGACTTCGCAG AATGAAATATCCGAGTCAATAAATGGTGCTACATTAAAAGAAAATGAACTGTTATCGTACATTGAATCTATAAAAAAAGAACATGTACAAGCACTGGAGAAAAAAGAACGTCAGCACATGTTAGATATCGAAGAAAAGGAAAGAGAATGGAGTGAAAAAATAACATCGTTACAAAACAATATGCAAGCCGCTCaag CTGTTTGGAGTGGTGAAGCAGCTGCAGCACGAAGAGAAGCTCGCGAGGAAAGTCGAAAGAGGTCAAATTTATCAGAACAATTAGCAATAACATCGGCTACAGCTGCTAGAACTCAAGATCAATTAGATACATTAATG GAAGAAATCGAAATGGAACGGCGTGATTGGGCAATGGAGAGGATACGCTTAGCACAAGCTACCGAAGATGCTTTGCACCGTTTGTCTTTAGTGGAAGAACCCTTACAtg ATGAAAACAATCCATCTGATGCAAGTTCAATTGAAACCTCTCTGAGACGTAGGTTAGAAGAAGCCCAACTTCATTTACACGACATAAAAACTTCTTGGAGCGGACAAATTGCAACACTTGAAACTCAA GTTGGCCGTTTGTCTCGACAAGCTGGTGAGGAGGGATCGGAAAGACGGCGAGTAGAAAAAGAGAGAGATGGTATTCTCGAACGGTTAAGAGAAAAGGAAACACAATTGGAACAAGCTCAAGCAACACTCGAAGACAAAGAAGCAAAG GTAAACATGGAGAGCAATTTATCCGAAGTAGAAGAACGTTTGACTACATGTAAAAAGGAAGTGGAAGCattagaaaatgaaaataaatgtttaaaagcAACAATTCTGAATAAAAAAGACCAAAATACtactttaaaaaaagaaatcgaAACATGTTCAATAGAAAAAGACAATCTATTTAAATCCGTTCAGAAATTAAGAAGTGAATTACAGCAACAACAAAATATCACAGAAAAGACACAGGTATTACTCGAAACTCAGAAACAGCATTCACTTGATCTATCAAACCAGCTAGTTGCAATAAAAGAACAGAATGAAAGTCTTAAAAAAGAATTGAATGAAATACATGCTCGATATGACAA AGAACGCAGAGATAAAGATGAAGCACTTATAAGAAACGCTCACATGTCACAAACGCTAGAGATTTATCGGCAAGAAATGCGACAGCAAGATGTTGAAGTTGtggaattgaaagaaaaaattgcaaatcTTACACTAACTGTTGCACAAAATCTTGaa GATCAGAATACTTTAGTTGGGTTGCGAGATCAAGAGCAACAAAGGCAAAATGAAATAGAACTTTTAAAAACGGAAAGGGATAGTGCATTAACATCGGAGAAGCAACTTCAAGAATGTGTAAAAGATTTAAATTGTCAAATGTCAGAGAAAGCAAAG AGTGTACGAGTGCTCCAGAATAGACTCACAGATATGCGAAAAACTCTTCAGAGAGAACTGCGAGGTGGACAGGTAGATCCCCTCGGCAGTAGTGTAGTGGAAGGTTCTGCAGAAGATCCGGACGTGAGCAAAAAGTATCTTAAACATGTTCTCATAAAATTTCTCACGTCGCGAGAAATTGAAGCTCGTCAATTAACAAAAGCAGTTGGCGCTTTATTAGGATTATCGGAACAAGAAGAATCTCTATTGAGGGACACTCTAGGGTGGCGCAGTGGTCTCACAGCTTGGTTGGCACCGTCAGCCCCCCGCTACCCACAAAGCTGA